A single Chanos chanos chromosome 8, fChaCha1.1, whole genome shotgun sequence DNA region contains:
- the rhbdl3 gene encoding rhomboid-related protein 3, whose amino-acid sequence MPKGARDMQVNASPAVAANAEGDEIEVLESTDVLPAAPEDQWKSLFDKYDPENSGFISTERFRDLLATHGSELDPHKLEVLLALADGNADGKICYQDFVNLMSTKRSNSFRRAILQGGRQLKGKALRDEVGLGLSQRLVRHVAYETLPREVDRKWYFDSYTYCPPPWLILAITIAEVAVFMYYGLQLDRWVLQVSSPSFLRSPLPYHPLLRAQAWRYLSYVFMHAGIEHLGLNMAMQLLVGVPLEMVHGAVRIGLVYVCGVLAGSLAVSVADMTAPVVGSSGGVYALVSAHLANVVMNWSGMKCQFKLFRMAMALVCMSVEFGRAVWLRFYPPAFPPCPNPSFVAHLGGVAVGLTLGVVVLHNYEQRLQEQSLFWIFLSVYTLFVFCGVFWNIFAYSLLDVKLPPAP is encoded by the exons CAGATGTCCTTCCAGCGGCTCCGGAGGAC CAATGGAAATCTCTTTTTGACAAG TATGACCCAGAGAACTCTGGATTCATCAGCACAGAGCGATTTCGGGATCTCCTGGCAACCCATGGCTCAGAGCTGGACCCTCATAAACTCGAGGTGTTACTGGCCCTGGCAGATGGCAATGCTGATGGCAAGATCTGCTACCAAGACTTTGTCAACTTG aTGAGCACCAAGCGTTCCAACAGTTTCAGGCGAGCTATCCTTCAGGGGGGTCGTCAGCTGAAAGGTAAAGCCCTGAGGGATGAGGTGGGTTTAGGGCTGTCCCAAAGACTGGTGAGACACGTGGCATACGAGACCCTGCCCAGAGAGGTCGACCGCAAGTGGTACTTTGACAGCTACACCTACTGCCCTCCTCCCTGGCTTATTCTGGCCATCACCATCGCTGAG GTGGCTGTCTTCATGTACTACGGCTTGCAGCTGGACCGTTGGGTGCTGCAGGTATCTTCTCCGTCCTTTCTGAGGAGTCCTCTTCCCTACCACCCTCTGCTCCGTGCCCAAGCCTGGCGTTACCTCAGCTATGTCTTCATGCACGCGGG AATAGAGCACCTGGGGCTGAACATGGCTATGCAGTTGTTGGTGGGAGTGCCTTTGGAGATGGTCCACGGAGCAGTGCGCATTGGTCTGGTCTATGTGTGTGGAGTGCTTGCAG GCTCACTGGCTGTCTCTGTAGCTGATATGACTGCTCCAGTCGTGGGCTCTTCTGGAGGAGTCTACGCCCTGGTCTCTGCTCACCTGGCCAATGTTGTCATG AACTGGTCGGGGATGAAGTGCCAGTTTAAGCTCTTTCGGATGGCCATGGCTCTTGTTTGCA TGAGTGTGGAGTTTGGCAGAGCTGTCTGGCTGCGTTTCTATCCCCCTGCCTTCCCCCCCTGTCCAAATCCCAGCTTCGTTGCTCATCTTGGGGGAGTAGCAGTGGGCCTCACCTTGGGTGTGGTTGTCCTCCATAACTATGAGCAGCGACTACAGGAGCAGTCCCTCTTTTGGATCTTCTTAAGCGTCTACACCCTTTTTGTCTTCTGCGGAGTGTTCTGGAACATTTTCGCCTACAGCCTGCTGGATGTCAAGCTACCTCCTGCTCCTTAA